GTCATCTGCTTCTGGACAGTGAACCGCATGGTGGCCGTCGCGGTTTCTTCATCGAATCCGACAAACTCGCTACCTAGCAGCGCGCTATGCGGCGAGTCTGCGCCATCAGATGGGTGATATTGATATTCGCTCATCTGGATATGCCCAGCAGGACAGCCGAGGGCAAGCGGTGACCTTCGTAGATCTTCGTCACCCTCTAGCCCCCTTAGCCGACCTCGAGCGTCCGCTCACGCTCCTCTACTTCGAAGACTTCCAGCTGGTCGCCCGGCTGAATGTCGTTCGTGTCTTCGAGCACGACACCGCACTCAAGGCCCGCACGCACTTCGTCGACATCGTCCTTGAAGCGGCGCAGCGATGCGATTGTCGTCGCTGAGACGATAACATCTTCGCGGGTGAGACGCGCGAACAGGCCTTTGCGGATAACGCCTTCTTCGACCAGCAGACCAGCTGCCTTGTCGCGCTTGCCCGACTTGAAGACCTGCTTGACCTCAGCGCGGCCAACCACTGTCTCGATCCGCTCCGGACCAAGCTCGCCGGCCATTTCCTTCGCGACTTCTTCGGTCAGGTGATAGATGACATCGTAATACATCATCCGCACGTTATCGCGCTTTACCATGTCGCGTGCCTTGGCATTCGGACGAACGTTGAAGCCGATGATCGGCGCGTTGGAAGCCGCAGCCAGTGTCACGTCGCTTTCGGTGATCGCGCCAACGCCTGCATGCAACACGCGTACCTTGATCTCGTCATTCGAGATGTTGTGCAGCGCGGTGACGATTGCTTCGACCGAACCTTGCACGTCCGCCTTTACCAGCACCGGCCATTCAATGACATTCGATGCCAAATTGTTGAACATCGTATCAAAGCTGGTCGGAGCAAGCGCAGTACGCTTTTCGGTCGCCTTTTCCTGACGGTACTGAGCAACTTCACGCGCGCGCTGATCGTTCTCGACCACTGTCAGAAGATCACCAGCACCCGGCACTCCGCCAAGCCCCAGAACCTCGACTGGCATCGATGGGCCAGCTTCCTTGATCTGCTTACCCTGATCATTGACAATGGCGCGAACTTTGCCGCTCTCGGTCCCCACAACGAAGGTGTCGCCACGCTTCAGCGTACCGCGTGTGATGATAACCGTTGCAACGGGGCCGCGGCCCTTATCTAACTGAGCTTCGATCACGGTCGCTTCGGCATCGCGATCTGGGCGTGCTTTCAGCTCGAGGAGCTCTGCCTGAAGTTCGATCTTCTCAATCAATTCGTCCAAGCCGGTGCCTTTAAGTGCTGAAATTTCAACATCTTGCACATCACCCGACATCGCCTCGACGATCACTTCATGCTCAAGCAAACGCGAACGGATATTGTTCGGGTCGGCTTCAGGCTTGTCGCATTTGTTGATCGCGACAATCATCGGAACGCCAGCGGCCTTCGTGTGATTGATCGCTTCAATCGTCTGCGGCATCACGCCGTCGTCTGCTGCGACAACCAGTACGACAATGTCGGTTACATTCGCACCGCGGGCACGCATTTCAGAGAACGCAGCGTGGCCCGGAGTGTCAAGGAAAGTGATCTTCCCACCAGACTTGGTATCAATCTGATAGCTGCCGATATGCTGCGTAATGCCACCAGCTTCCCCTTTGGTCACGTTGGTTCCGCGCAGCGCATCGAGCAGGCTGGTCTTGCCGTGGTCAACGTGCCCCATGATGGTCACAACCGGTGGACGCGGCTTCAGCGTTTCTTCCGGATCGACATCCTCTTCGGTTTGAATATCGACGTCGGCTTCTGAGACCTTCTGGATGTTATGGCCAAACTGCTCGACCAAAAGCTCAGCCGTATCCTGATCGATGGTCTGATTGACTGTGACCATCATGTCCAGATTGAACAGTTCCTTGACCAGATCAGCGCCTTTTTCACCCATCCGCTTGGCAAGTTCACCAACCGTAATGGCTTCCGGCACGACAACGTCGCGGATCTGCTTCTCACGGGGGCGATTATCGCCCCCGCCTTGTAACCTGCGTTCTTTCTCACGCGCACGTTTCAGCGCCGCGAGCGAACGCGCCCGGCGTCCTTCGTCTTCATTCAGCGCTTTTGTTACTGTCAGCTTGCCCGAACGGCGCTTGTCCTTGCCCCCACCACGCTTCGGCTTCTCTTCCTTCTTCTTCTCGGGTCGCTTGGGTTCAGGCCGGGCAACCGGCGTAAACTTGCGCGCAGATGGCGTGGGCGTATCGCCTGCCGCCGCAGCAGAGGCATCTGCGGCATCTTCAGCAACTTGCGCCTCAGCCTCAGCAGCCGCCTTGGCTTCCTCCGCAGCACGCTTCTCAGCCTCTTCTTCTGCCTTGCGATTTTCCTCCGCGCGCTTCTTCTCGTCAGCCTTGGCCTCCTTGGCCTTCTTGTCATCACGCTTGCGCGCCTCTTCGAGGGCTTTCAGGCGCGCCTCCTCAGCTTCGCGTGCCAGACGGGCAGCGAGTTCCTGAGGTGTTTCTTTAGGAGCAGCCGGCTTCTTTGGCGCGGCCTTCTTGGCCGCTGGCGCAGGCGCTGGCTCTGGTTCGGGCGCAGGTGCTGGCGTAGGCGCAGGTGTTTCACCCGGTTTCAACAGCTTGCGGCGGCGCTTAACCTCGACCGCAACCTTGTTGGTGCGGCCATGGCTAAAGGTCTGCTTGACCTCGCCAGGTTGCGCACCTTTCAGTGTCAGCGGTTTACGGGCCGGTTTTTTTTCTTCGTCGCTCATCTAGCAATTGCGTCCTTCACACATTCAATTCTTCGTCCAGGTGACCGGAAGAGGTCTGATCACCATCAGTTTCAGAAGGCGATTGGCCTCCGAGATATTGCAGCAGCCGTACCAAAGCACCCTCGATCCGGCGCGCCGCAGCACCATTATTCAGCGCCAGGTGGACAACATTGTCGCGGCCCAATGCCACAGACAAAGCCGCCCGGTCCAGTGGCAAGACAATTCCTCGCTCGCCGCTGCCTTCTGCATCGCGTCCCACACGCCATGCCTGATCCAATTTCTTACGCCCGTCTTCACTCGCATCAGAAGCATGCAGAAGCAGCTCTGTACGTCTGGTGCGGGCTTGTTCTTCAATCCGCGACGTACCCAACACAAGGTGCCCCGCACGCAATTCCAAACCCAGCCGGTCAAGAAGCAGTTTGGTCAAAGCTTGTTCAGCCATTGCTGGCAAATCAGCTGGAATCTCGAGCTTTGCACCTTTGAATGCGCGCCCCAAAGCACCCTTTAACTGGCCCTTAGCAAGCGCGGATTCAAGCTCAGCTCGCGTAACACCGATCCATGCGCCACGCCCAGGAGCTTTCGCATGAGGATCGGGCAACACCAATCCGTCCGGCGAAATAGCGAGGCGCAGCAGACTGTCGCGCGAGGCATGCTTGCCAGTCAGGATGCACTTGCGTTCTGGCGCACTCTTGCTGGCGCAGGCTTCGCCGGACGCCGTTTTACGGTGTCTCGGCTTGTCAACGATGTCGGAGCTTACG
The Altererythrobacter ishigakiensis genome window above contains:
- the infB gene encoding translation initiation factor IF-2, with the translated sequence MSDEEKKPARKPLTLKGAQPGEVKQTFSHGRTNKVAVEVKRRRKLLKPGETPAPTPAPAPEPEPAPAPAAKKAAPKKPAAPKETPQELAARLAREAEEARLKALEEARKRDDKKAKEAKADEKKRAEENRKAEEEAEKRAAEEAKAAAEAEAQVAEDAADASAAAAGDTPTPSARKFTPVARPEPKRPEKKKEEKPKRGGGKDKRRSGKLTVTKALNEDEGRRARSLAALKRAREKERRLQGGGDNRPREKQIRDVVVPEAITVGELAKRMGEKGADLVKELFNLDMMVTVNQTIDQDTAELLVEQFGHNIQKVSEADVDIQTEEDVDPEETLKPRPPVVTIMGHVDHGKTSLLDALRGTNVTKGEAGGITQHIGSYQIDTKSGGKITFLDTPGHAAFSEMRARGANVTDIVVLVVAADDGVMPQTIEAINHTKAAGVPMIVAINKCDKPEADPNNIRSRLLEHEVIVEAMSGDVQDVEISALKGTGLDELIEKIELQAELLELKARPDRDAEATVIEAQLDKGRGPVATVIITRGTLKRGDTFVVGTESGKVRAIVNDQGKQIKEAGPSMPVEVLGLGGVPGAGDLLTVVENDQRAREVAQYRQEKATEKRTALAPTSFDTMFNNLASNVIEWPVLVKADVQGSVEAIVTALHNISNDEIKVRVLHAGVGAITESDVTLAAASNAPIIGFNVRPNAKARDMVKRDNVRMMYYDVIYHLTEEVAKEMAGELGPERIETVVGRAEVKQVFKSGKRDKAAGLLVEEGVIRKGLFARLTREDVIVSATTIASLRRFKDDVDEVRAGLECGVVLEDTNDIQPGDQLEVFEVEERERTLEVG
- a CDS encoding DUF448 domain-containing protein: MRTPPNERVSSDIVDKPRHRKTASGEACASKSAPERKCILTGKHASRDSLLRLAISPDGLVLPDPHAKAPGRGAWIGVTRAELESALAKGQLKGALGRAFKGAKLEIPADLPAMAEQALTKLLLDRLGLELRAGHLVLGTSRIEEQARTRRTELLLHASDASEDGRKKLDQAWRVGRDAEGSGERGIVLPLDRAALSVALGRDNVVHLALNNGAAARRIEGALVRLLQYLGGQSPSETDGDQTSSGHLDEELNV